A single region of the Anabaena sphaerica FACHB-251 genome encodes:
- a CDS encoding ABC transporter ATP-binding protein, which yields MQYTSFSNESYQEVKPHHGFLEIENLVKSYPTPDKGDAVVLEGVNLTIGADEYISVIGHSGCGKSTLLKIIGGFQKATSGSVRLDGKEIRKPGAERMMVFQNYSLLPWLTVRENIRLAVDEVLKNANRAERISVVNEHLAMVNLTAAADKYPDEISGGMKQRVGIARALAIRPQMLLMDEPFGALDALTRGKLQRQVLDIWENHRQAVMMITHDVDEAIYMSDRIVLMTNGPCATIGEILQVPFKRPRDRSAIRNSKEYFELRNHALNFLDRYFNSDE from the coding sequence ATGCAATATACCTCCTTCTCAAACGAGTCTTATCAAGAAGTTAAGCCACATCATGGATTTCTAGAAATTGAAAATTTGGTTAAGTCTTATCCGACACCAGACAAAGGAGATGCTGTCGTCTTAGAGGGCGTTAATCTGACAATTGGTGCAGATGAGTATATTTCTGTAATCGGTCATTCTGGTTGTGGAAAATCAACATTACTGAAGATTATCGGTGGGTTTCAAAAAGCTACATCAGGCTCAGTCCGCTTAGATGGGAAAGAAATCCGCAAACCAGGTGCAGAGAGGATGATGGTATTTCAAAATTATTCTTTGTTACCTTGGTTAACTGTGCGCGAAAATATCCGTTTAGCTGTGGATGAAGTGCTAAAAAATGCTAATCGTGCCGAAAGAATTAGCGTTGTCAATGAACATTTGGCAATGGTAAACTTAACAGCGGCTGCCGATAAGTATCCCGATGAAATTTCTGGAGGTATGAAACAAAGAGTAGGTATTGCTAGAGCTTTGGCAATTCGTCCCCAAATGTTATTAATGGATGAACCTTTTGGGGCTTTGGATGCCTTAACTCGCGGAAAATTGCAGCGTCAGGTATTGGATATCTGGGAAAATCATCGTCAAGCAGTAATGATGATTACCCATGATGTTGATGAAGCAATTTATATGTCTGATCGCATTGTATTAATGACTAATGGACCATGCGCTACTATCGGAGAAATTCTCCAAGTTCCGTTTAAACGCCCACGCGATCGCAGTGCAATTCGCAATTCTAAAGAATACTTTGAACTCCGTAATCACGCTCTAAATTTTCTAGACCGCTACTTTAATTCAGATGAGTGA
- a CDS encoding SLC13 family permease translates to MENWQAILSVITFITVIIVIMTEWVDLTVAALLGALILVFTNIMTLPEAVGYIGKSYGTLGLFFGVMVLVRAFEPTNIFSYIATQIVILAQGSGKKLLLGIVALVTPICAVLPNATTVMLLAPLIPPMAEEIGVNFVPLLILMVFVANSAGLLTLVGDPATFIVGDAVNISFIDYLGKLSFGGVIAIATVVVTLPILFRKIWNTNLDNLAELPHPQINHPRVLIVGAFIVAFVLIFFVIGESLPIPISPAAVALLGAALALLLAHKSRIDSVHNILRDVDWSTLIFFMSIFVLIGGLDKTGVIKGLSGILGIILGKNILLGSLVLLFVVGILSSVVPNIPLVVAMVPLLKQYLVNVGLAPAEILAADFQGQFPPEVLPLFYAMMFGATLGGNGTLVGASSNIVAAGIAEQHGKRISFKTFLHYGVPITLLQLVTSALYVLLRFLL, encoded by the coding sequence ATGGAAAACTGGCAAGCTATCCTGAGTGTCATCACATTTATTACTGTCATTATTGTCATCATGACAGAATGGGTTGATTTGACAGTCGCGGCTCTCTTGGGGGCATTAATATTAGTGTTTACTAATATCATGACTTTACCAGAAGCCGTTGGTTATATTGGTAAAAGTTATGGAACTTTGGGTTTATTTTTTGGAGTAATGGTGTTAGTTAGGGCATTTGAACCGACTAATATCTTTAGTTATATAGCGACACAAATAGTTATTCTTGCTCAAGGAAGTGGCAAAAAATTACTATTAGGTATAGTGGCATTAGTTACGCCAATTTGTGCTGTTTTACCCAACGCTACTACAGTAATGTTATTAGCCCCGTTAATTCCCCCAATGGCAGAAGAAATAGGCGTTAATTTTGTGCCTTTATTAATTTTGATGGTGTTTGTTGCTAACAGTGCAGGATTATTGACTTTAGTAGGAGACCCAGCCACATTTATTGTTGGTGATGCTGTAAATATTAGCTTCATAGATTATTTAGGAAAATTGAGTTTCGGGGGAGTAATTGCTATTGCCACTGTTGTAGTAACACTACCAATTTTATTTAGAAAGATTTGGAATACAAACCTAGATAATCTAGCAGAATTACCCCATCCACAAATCAATCATCCACGAGTTTTAATAGTGGGTGCATTTATTGTAGCTTTTGTGTTGATATTTTTCGTGATTGGCGAATCTTTACCAATACCTATTTCCCCGGCTGCGGTGGCTTTGTTAGGTGCAGCGTTAGCTTTATTACTAGCTCACAAAAGCAGAATTGATTCAGTTCATAATATATTGCGAGATGTAGATTGGAGTACCTTAATATTTTTCATGAGCATTTTTGTGTTAATTGGTGGATTAGATAAAACAGGAGTTATTAAAGGTCTGTCAGGTATTTTGGGGATTATTTTGGGTAAAAATATTTTGCTGGGTTCCCTAGTTTTGTTATTTGTGGTGGGGATATTATCGAGTGTTGTACCTAATATTCCTTTAGTGGTAGCAATGGTTCCTTTACTTAAACAGTATCTTGTGAATGTGGGATTAGCACCAGCAGAGATTTTAGCAGCAGATTTTCAAGGACAGTTTCCCCCAGAAGTTTTACCGCTGTTTTATGCCATGATGTTTGGCGCAACTTTGGGAGGAAATGGTACTTTGGTAGGAGCATCTTCTAATATTGTCGCTGCTGGTATTGCTGAACAGCATGGTAAAAGAATTTCGTTTAAAACTTTTCTACATTATGGTGTCCCAATAACGTTATTGCAGCTTGTAACTTCGGCATTGTATGTGTTGCTACGTTTTTTACTTTGA
- a CDS encoding ABC transporter substrate-binding protein: MNENNWTRRDFIKGIGLTTAGIALSSCGKYGDKSVKGLTEAALAVEPVVRPQDLEKPDITVGYVPVNDCAPFAIAWKKGFFRKYGLNVKLNREASWGNSRDGLIFGRLDAAPVVSGAVTNARIGAEGARHAPLCAAMTIHRHGNAMTMNKEMWDFGIRPWYEYQQKYGDGALEAFGRDFRGYFNQQPPEKKIWAVVLSSAIYEYFVRYLSAAAGVDPFKEFRVIIVSPPQMVTNMRIGSMQAYMVAEPWNTRAITGNEGIGFTFAQGKEIWQGHPDRLLGVMESFINNYPKTYRSLVKAMIEACQYCSQPENRQEVAQLLTEISFTGAKPKQKNEPLTKLTSPGIVGNYNYGGFDGKDRTIKADDTTIFYDILDSIPHEIGEHSTFLWRSRSIWLMTQAARWGQIKEIPKNANQVAEKGWRTDLYRDIAAEMGIQCPKDDYKVEPPEVFIDKKGFDPSDPVGYLNSFAIKANAPTRFFMS, encoded by the coding sequence ATGAATGAAAATAATTGGACTCGCAGAGATTTTATTAAGGGAATAGGTTTAACTACTGCGGGAATAGCTTTGTCATCCTGTGGGAAATATGGTGATAAGTCTGTTAAAGGACTGACAGAAGCAGCTTTAGCTGTGGAACCTGTAGTTAGACCCCAAGATTTAGAAAAACCCGATATTACTGTTGGTTATGTTCCTGTTAATGATTGTGCGCCATTTGCGATCGCTTGGAAAAAAGGTTTCTTCCGCAAATATGGTTTAAATGTCAAACTCAACCGCGAAGCTAGTTGGGGAAACTCCCGCGACGGGTTGATTTTTGGTCGTCTCGATGCTGCACCTGTGGTATCCGGCGCTGTCACCAACGCCCGAATAGGTGCAGAAGGTGCGCGTCATGCCCCCTTATGTGCAGCAATGACCATACACCGACATGGTAACGCCATGACCATGAACAAAGAGATGTGGGACTTTGGGATACGTCCTTGGTACGAATATCAACAAAAATATGGTGATGGTGCTTTAGAAGCCTTTGGAAGAGATTTTCGCGGCTATTTTAACCAACAACCCCCAGAAAAGAAAATTTGGGCGGTAGTTTTGAGTTCGGCTATTTATGAATACTTTGTCCGCTATTTATCCGCCGCTGCTGGTGTAGACCCCTTCAAGGAATTTCGGGTTATCATTGTTTCCCCACCGCAAATGGTGACAAACATGAGAATTGGCTCTATGCAAGCTTACATGGTAGCCGAACCTTGGAACACCAGAGCAATTACAGGTAACGAAGGCATTGGTTTTACTTTCGCTCAAGGTAAAGAAATTTGGCAAGGACACCCAGATAGACTGCTGGGAGTAATGGAATCTTTCATTAACAATTATCCCAAAACCTACCGTTCTTTGGTGAAAGCGATGATTGAAGCTTGTCAGTATTGCAGTCAACCTGAAAACCGCCAAGAAGTAGCACAATTATTAACAGAAATATCCTTTACTGGGGCAAAACCAAAACAGAAAAATGAGCCTTTAACTAAGTTAACTTCTCCGGGAATTGTTGGCAATTATAACTATGGTGGTTTTGATGGCAAAGACCGCACTATCAAAGCAGATGATACGACCATTTTCTATGATATTCTTGACAGTATTCCCCACGAAATAGGAGAACATTCAACATTTTTATGGCGTTCTCGAAGTATTTGGTTAATGACTCAAGCTGCCCGTTGGGGACAAATCAAAGAAATTCCTAAAAATGCCAATCAAGTAGCCGAAAAAGGGTGGCGAACAGATTTATATCGGGATATAGCCGCAGAAATGGGAATTCAATGTCCCAAGGATGATTATAAAGTTGAACCACCAGAAGTCTTTATAGATAAAAAAGGATTTGATCCTAGTGATCCTGTAGGTTATCTAAACAGTTTTGCCATCAAAGCAAATGCTCCCACTCGTTTTTTCATGTCTTAA
- a CDS encoding universal stress protein, which produces MKVKPLLARLQSAIGRYDLIEQMVLLPDPQKCVSEKDSQAKSLTLMVGYDASPNSHTALDIAFCIAHQTHLATNIKVNVQAVYVIEEQSISYSHRNLSLPPKQLALEYPDCEKQQSNTLVLTQPKPDLMSNSWPDKADKILWQAKSLGHEWQSYFKSHLRFGNLATELKKVVELEAADVLVLGCQSSHHPLIDSLANDFPCAVLGIPSCLD; this is translated from the coding sequence GTGAAAGTTAAGCCATTGTTAGCCCGTTTGCAAAGTGCCATTGGTCGATATGACCTGATCGAGCAAATGGTATTACTACCTGATCCTCAAAAATGCGTTAGTGAAAAAGATTCACAAGCAAAATCCCTCACTTTAATGGTTGGCTATGATGCTTCACCTAATAGTCATACAGCCTTAGATATTGCTTTTTGTATTGCTCATCAAACCCATTTAGCTACGAATATTAAAGTCAATGTACAGGCTGTTTATGTAATAGAAGAACAGTCCATTAGTTATTCTCATCGTAACTTAAGTTTGCCCCCAAAGCAGCTTGCTTTAGAATATCCAGATTGTGAAAAACAGCAATCCAATACACTGGTATTAACTCAACCAAAACCAGATTTAATGAGCAATTCATGGCCAGATAAAGCAGATAAAATTCTTTGGCAAGCCAAAAGTTTAGGCCATGAATGGCAGAGCTATTTTAAATCTCATCTGCGGTTTGGCAACTTAGCCACTGAGTTGAAAAAAGTCGTAGAATTAGAAGCTGCTGATGTTCTAGTTTTAGGTTGTCAATCTAGCCATCATCCTTTGATTGATAGTTTAGCCAATGATTTTCCTTGTGCTGTGTTAGGTATTCCCAGTTGTCTTGATTAA